The genomic segment GACGGTACGGCTCTGGCCGGGCGGGACGGTGGCGCCGTAGTTGGTGCCGAGGTTGGCGGGGCCGGTCCCGGAGCAGGGGGTGGCGCCGGCGGCCGTGGCGAGGCTGCAGCCGGTGAAGGAGTACTTCAGGTCCGGGCGTTGGTTGGTCAGCCAGGTGGGCTCGATGGTCTGGTAGATGAACCAGACGTCGTAGGTGTGGTTGTTCGTGATCGTCATCGACAGGTTCACCGTGCCGCCGGGCGTGGTGGTGGCGCTGTCGGTGGCGAACGTCAGCTCGGCGGGTGCCGCGGCGACCGCGCTCGCGCTGGGGGCCATACCGAACACGGCGAGGGCGAGGGCCAGGACGGCACCGAGGCCGAAGCGTCTCATCAGTGGTGATCGCATGGGCCGGGAGGCTAGGCATCCGGCGAGCGCACCGTCTGCCCCGACGGACACCGAACGGACGCCACTCGGCCGGAAGTGCATGCCACGTGAAGGCCGCGTGCCGGATCGGTGTCGACCACTCGCCGGCCCGCATAAGCGCACTGTAACGGCTGTGTGACGGGGGGTGCGAAGGGGAGCGGTGATGCCTGCCCGCCTCATGATGCGGACGGGGCCGCATTGGCGCGTATCGCACCGTGCGGGCCGCTCCCTCGTCGCCGCGTGGTGCGCGCTTTCTCGGCCATCCACCGATTTCCGGCCCCGCCCGACCGCGTGCCGCCCAGCCCTACGGCACCACGCCTCCCCCTGCCCTGCCTCCCGTTGCCCTCACGGGGCCGGAAGTCATCCGTGGAACCCCTCGCCCCGTTGATGCGTCGGCGCATCGCCTGTTCCATGGCCCTGCCCGGCGGTCGACCGCCGCCGGTTTTTCGATTCTTGGGGGAATGGGGGGACTGTGCGTCGGTCCACGACGAGCGGAAGAACCGGCTCGGGGAAAGCCGGTTCGGGGAGAGCCGTTTCAGGGAGAGCCGTTTCAGGGAGAGCCGTTTCGCGGAGGCAGGCAGGGTTGTCCAGAGCACGACCAAGCCGCATGTCCGGTGCGGCTGCTGCGCTGTTGGGCGTCGCCGCGCTCGTCGTCCCGGCGGTCCCCGCCGACGCGGCGACAGGGGGGACGACACCGCCGCCGACCCCGGGAGAGCTGATCCCGGGACAACGGACGGCGACACCCGCGCTGGTGGAGGGCATCCGGGAGCCCGCCCCGGACGCCCCGAACGCGGTGGGCGCGGCCCGCGCCCACCTCGCCGAACAGCGGGGCCGCTACCGGATCGCGAACCCGGAACGGGACCTGGAACCGGCGGGGACCGTCACGACGGACGGCGGCCACGAGATCGTACGGCTCCGGCAGGAGCACCGGGGTGTACCGGTCCTGGGCGGGCAGTATGTCGTCCGCATGGAGAAGCGGGACGGCGAACGGGTCGTCACCGGCACCTCCGGCAGGTACTTCACCGGTCTGCGGACCGGCACCACCGCCGAGGTCGACGACGCGCTCGCCGTCGAACGGGCCGTGGACGCCGTGCGATCCGAGCTGGGCGCACAGGACTTCACCGCGTACGCGGAGGACGGCGCGGAGGACGCGACCCCGTTCACCGGAACCTCCCACGGCCTGGTCGTCCTGCCCACCGGCACGGGTGTGCTCACCCGGCACGTCACCGTGCGCGGCGAGCACCCCGCGGGCGGTGAACCGGTGCTGCGTGAGGTGTACGTCGACGCCGGGGCCGGCTATCCGGTCCTCCACTACAGCGGTATCAAGACGTTCGGCGCGCCCGGAACGGCCGCGGGAACGACCGCGGGAACAGCTCCGGGCACGGCCGCCCGGACGGCCGTCGAGGGGAACGCGGCCGACCGTCCCGCCCGGCGGGCCGACGCGGCGGGCTCCGGCGTCAAGCTGGACGGCCGGACCGTGGGCCTGGAGGTCACCCTCGACGAGACGCGTGGCGCCCACGTCCTGCGCGACCGGTCCCGGGCCGACCAGGAGACCGGCCGCCCCGTCCTCTCCACCTGGGACGCGCGCGGCAGGCAGGTCACCGACGTGGCCGGCCAATGGCCCGCCGACATGCAGGAGTTCGCCTCGCCCACCCCCGACTTCGGCGCGGAGGCGACCGAGGCGGGCGCGGTGGACGCGCACTGGGCGGCCGGGCAGGTGTACGACTGGTTCAAGGACAAACAGGGCCGGGACAGCCTCGACGGACGCGGCCTGTCGGTCGACTCCCTCGTGGGAGTGACGAATTACGGGCAGCCGTACGTCAACGCCTTCTGGGACGGCGCGAAGATGGTGTACGGCACCGGCGACGCCGAGTACCGCCCGCTCTCCGCAGGACTGGACGTCGTCGGCCACGAGATGACCCACGGCGTCATCGACCACTCCGCCGACCTCGTCTACGCCGGCCAGTCCGGCGCCCTGAACGAGGCGATCGCGGACTACTTCGGCAACGCCGTCGAGACGGACGTGTACGGCGTCCCCATGGACGACCCGGAGGCAGGGCTGCTGGGCGAACGGCTCTGCCGTACCAGGACACCGGGCGAGTGCGCCCTCCGCGACCTGAACGACGGGCGGACCACGGCCAAGTCCTTCCTCGGTGTGGGGTTCGGCACGGACAGCGGTGGCGTCCACCTCAACTCCACCATCTTCTCGGGTGCGTTGTGGGACATCCGCGAGGACCTCGGTGCCGAACTCACCGACAGGGTCGTGTACAAGGCGCTCACCGAGTACCTCACCCCGCTCGACGGGTTCACGCAGGGCCGGGACGCGGTGGTCGCCGCAGCCAGGGCGACGGGGGTCGACGGTCAGGATCTGAACGCCGTGGTGCGCGCGTTCAACGCCCATGGCATCGTGGCCAACTGGGAGCTCGCCCTGGGCGTCGACTCCGACCTGCTCCTCGAACGGGTCAACACCAGCGACTCCCGCCTGGGCGCGGGCGGTGACTGGTGGGTGGCCTCGTCCTCGAACGAGGCGGGCACCGAGGCGTACTCGGTGTGGGCCGGGCGCACGGACGGCACCGGCCGGCTGAAGCTGATGAGCCCCAACGACGGCCGCTACCACGTCAATCCGGCGACCGACGGTAGGACGGTGGTGTGGGCGGCGTACGGTTCCGGCCCCGTGGAGGTCCTCGCGCGGCCGCTGGCCGGCGGTCCCGTCCAGAAGCTGTGGTCCGGCCGGGACGTGGGGTCCTCGATGGCCGTCGAGGGCGACACGGTGGCCTTCGAACACCACAACCACGGCGGGCGCCGGGGCGTGACCTATCTGAGCCTCGAAAATCCGGCGGGCAAGGTCTCCGTCGGGGGCGGCACCTACCGCCGGGCGTCCTTCCCGTCGCTCAGTGACGGACGCGTCGTCTACCAGGACTACCGGCGCGTACGGGCGACGTACGCGTACTCCACCCGGATCATCGACGTCGCGACCGGCGAGGACACCCTGCTCCACCGGTCGGAGTCGACCACGAGCCTCGGCCCGACCGCCGTCAACGGCCGGTACGCGTACTGGCTCGCCAACGAGGTCCGAGGCGACGGCAGGACGCTGCTGCGGCGTGCCGCCCTGGACGGTTCCGGGGTGGTGGACCTGAGCCCGGAGACCGGCCCGAACGCCCTCAACGTCTTCGATGTGACGGCCTCCGAGAACACGGTCACGGCGGGGGCCCGCACGGGCGACCCCGCGATCCGCAACGAGTCCCTGGCCAAGCTCTGGCAGTTCTCCGGCGACGACGGCACTCGCGGCCGCGTCTCCTGCAACCGGGGCGAGCAGCTCTCCGCCGCGGCGGCCACCGGCACCCGGGTGGTCTGGCTCGACGCGACCACCGGCATCAGCCAGGTGGTGACACGGGCCCGGCCGAGCGGCACGTGCGACTGACCCGCCCCGTCCGGGCCAGAGGGTGAGCGCCCGGCCGAGGATCGGGCGCTCACCGTTCCGAGCCGCGTCCCCGATCCGGGGCGCGTCCGGTGCGCGCACCCGCTCCGCGGCGGCGCCTCACCCGCGCGCCGCTGCGGAGGGTGAGCACGCCGACCGTACGGCGCCGGGATCGGCGACTGGCCGGTAATACGTACTCCGGTTACGTAGGTCTACGGATGCGTCGGCGTGCTCGCTTCGATTGGCTTGCCGGACGCCGGAGGGATCCTCTCGCGTGCCCGTTCGTCGTCGGGGTTCCCGACGCGCCGCAGGGGGCTCGCGCGGAGGCTCCCGGACCGATTGTCAGTGCCTGCCGCTAGCGTTCCGCACATGGTCGCACTTGGGCCGGGATTCCCCGGCTGAACTGTGCTTTCTTCTTGTGGAACTGACGCGGAGGGCTGGGGAGCGTGGGTTGGCTGTCGGCGGGTGACGGGTATGAAGTCGCCCTTGTGGAGGGGCGGGTGGCGGCGCGAGCCACCTCGGGCCGGGCGGCGGGACGGCAGTTGAAGTCACTGCCGCGCGCACTGAAGGACCACCCGGAGGTGGACCGGCTGCGCCGGTTCGCCGAGTGGCTGGATCGGCACGCGGCGGCGTGCGTCACGCAGGTGGACGCCTGGATGGTGTCGTCACTGCCCGTACCCACCGGTCTGCTGGCCCGGGTGTGGCCGGACGAGGCGTGGCAGGCCGCACTGCGCGACCTCGCGGTGGTCGGCGACGACCCGGACGAGGTCGGTTTCCTGCGGGGCGCCACCGACTCCGGCGAGCTGCGGGTGGTGAACCTGGACGGTGAGACGGTCCGCCTCTCCCCGCGTACGGTGACCCTGCCTCACCCGGTGCTGCTGCCGGACCTGGACGACATCCGGGAGTTCGCGGCGGAGCTGG from the Streptomyces sp. NBC_00310 genome contains:
- a CDS encoding M4 family metallopeptidase produces the protein MSGAAAALLGVAALVVPAVPADAATGGTTPPPTPGELIPGQRTATPALVEGIREPAPDAPNAVGAARAHLAEQRGRYRIANPERDLEPAGTVTTDGGHEIVRLRQEHRGVPVLGGQYVVRMEKRDGERVVTGTSGRYFTGLRTGTTAEVDDALAVERAVDAVRSELGAQDFTAYAEDGAEDATPFTGTSHGLVVLPTGTGVLTRHVTVRGEHPAGGEPVLREVYVDAGAGYPVLHYSGIKTFGAPGTAAGTTAGTAPGTAARTAVEGNAADRPARRADAAGSGVKLDGRTVGLEVTLDETRGAHVLRDRSRADQETGRPVLSTWDARGRQVTDVAGQWPADMQEFASPTPDFGAEATEAGAVDAHWAAGQVYDWFKDKQGRDSLDGRGLSVDSLVGVTNYGQPYVNAFWDGAKMVYGTGDAEYRPLSAGLDVVGHEMTHGVIDHSADLVYAGQSGALNEAIADYFGNAVETDVYGVPMDDPEAGLLGERLCRTRTPGECALRDLNDGRTTAKSFLGVGFGTDSGGVHLNSTIFSGALWDIREDLGAELTDRVVYKALTEYLTPLDGFTQGRDAVVAAARATGVDGQDLNAVVRAFNAHGIVANWELALGVDSDLLLERVNTSDSRLGAGGDWWVASSSNEAGTEAYSVWAGRTDGTGRLKLMSPNDGRYHVNPATDGRTVVWAAYGSGPVEVLARPLAGGPVQKLWSGRDVGSSMAVEGDTVAFEHHNHGGRRGVTYLSLENPAGKVSVGGGTYRRASFPSLSDGRVVYQDYRRVRATYAYSTRIIDVATGEDTLLHRSESTTSLGPTAVNGRYAYWLANEVRGDGRTLLRRAALDGSGVVDLSPETGPNALNVFDVTASENTVTAGARTGDPAIRNESLAKLWQFSGDDGTRGRVSCNRGEQLSAAAATGTRVVWLDATTGISQVVTRARPSGTCD
- a CDS encoding DUF4132 domain-containing protein, with translation MGWLSAGDGYEVALVEGRVAARATSGRAAGRQLKSLPRALKDHPEVDRLRRFAEWLDRHAAACVTQVDAWMVSSLPVPTGLLARVWPDEAWQAALRDLAVVGDDPDEVGFLRGATDSGELRVVNLDGETVRLSPRTVTLPHPVLLPDLDDIREFAAELGIVQRVEQIHRATWRRPDGLAAKATQVRDFTGGQFRSRFALAARATSLGYRVSGGYATARVRDGERTVEASVWIGEPYWDDEVETGGLTWQDQDGRALPLGEVGPVAWSEGMRMAAALYAGRVIEEGKDA